A stretch of Lactuca sativa cultivar Salinas chromosome 6, Lsat_Salinas_v11, whole genome shotgun sequence DNA encodes these proteins:
- the LOC111880477 gene encoding ABC transporter B family member 11 isoform X1 — protein sequence MSGSKGEKKPEQGTESTAVDPKMSEKPKETTDAVPYHKLFAFADSTDYVLMIIGTITAIGGGISMPLQTLLFGELIDTFGDTTDNKAIVHAVSKVSLKYVYLALGSGIAAFSQVLCWMITGERQAARIRSLYLKTILRQDVGFFDQESKTGEIVERMTSDTVIIQAAMGEKVGKFIQLTSTFFGGFVIAFSKGWLLSIALLSTIPVLVISAAFMTAIMAKLTSRGQSAYSVGATVVEQTVSSIRTVASFTGEKQAIAKYDKSLQKAYMAGVQEGLVSGLGSGIFMFCLFGCYSLAIWFGGRLIIEKGYTGGQVINIMIAILLSSSSLGQASPCLSAFTSGRVAAFKLFQVIDRKSDIDPYNTNGRKLDDIHGDIELRDITFSYPTRPKEPIFDGLSLTIPSGTTMALVGQSGSGKSTVINLIERFYDPQGGEVVIDDFNIKEYNLRWLRGKIGLVSQEPILFSSTIKDNIAYGKDDATLDEIKAAAELANAAKFIDKFPEGLDTMVGDHGTHMSGGQKQRIAIARAILKDPRILLLDEATSALDTNSERVVQEALDRIMVNRTTVIVAHRLSTIQNSDVIALINHGKIIEKGSHSELLQDPEGAYSQLIRLQELKKHSQNHEKVDQEWAEITMASGSHSSQRISISKSITHESPNLNNSNRHLVNLAPTDNQKEPIPDKKTNSSLFRLAYLNKPEIPVILLGSIAALINGAILPLFGYLLSSIIKTFFQPAHKLRKDSEFWALMLLVLGLASLIATPLKTYFFGVAGCKLIRRIRLKCFERVVQMEIGWFDKLENSSGLIGAKLSLDAVSVRGLVGDTLSLLVQNTSTAVSGLIIAFVGNWQLALIIILLLPLIGLNGYLQVKFINGFGADTKKLYEDASQVASDAVGSIRTVAAFCAEEKVMKLYEKKCEKPRKTGIQQGLVSGAAFGVSMFLIYIVYATSFYVGARFVEAGRTTFSKVFQVFMGLSMAAMSVSQSGSFVPDSGKAKIAAASVFALLDQKSKIDYTEESGTTLQNVKGDIEFIHVNFKYPSRPDIQIFKDLCLTIHSGQTVALVGESGSGKSTVVSLLQRFYDVDSGEITLDGVEIRKLKVRWLRQQMGLVSQEPVLFNDTIRANIAYGKEGNATEAEIMAATELANAHKFISSLHQGYDTNVGERGIQLSGGQKQRVAIARAIVKAPKILLLDEATSALDAESEKVVQDALDRVIVHRTTVVVAHRLSTIQGVDVIAVVKNGVIAERGTHEKLINIKDGIYASLVALHTSASVS from the exons ATGAGTGGTTCGAAAGGAGAAAAGAAGCCAGAACAAGGCACTGAATCAACAGCAGTGGATCCAAAAATGTCTGAAAAGCCGAAGGAGACAACTGATGCTGTACCATATCACAAGCTTTTTGCCTTTGCTGACTCCACCGATTATGTACTAATGATCATAGGGACAATCACTGCAATTGGAGGTGGAATCAGTATGCCTCTCCAGACATTGTTATTTGGGGAGCTAATTGACACATTTGGAGACACTACAGATAACAAAGCCATTGTTCATGCAGTTTCCAAG GTATCCCTCAAATACGTCTACTTGGCTCTGGGGTCGGGAATTGCAGCATTTTCCC AGGTGCTTTGCTGGATGATCACAGGGGAGAGGCAGGCTGCACGAATCAGAAGTTTATACTTGAAAACAATACTTAGACAAGATGTGGGATTTTTTGATCAAGAAAGCAAGACTGGAGAAATAGTTGAACGTATGACTAGCGATACCGTTATTATTCAGGCGGCTATGGGAGAAAAG GTTGGGAAATTTATACAACTAACTTCAACTTTCTTTGGAGGCTTTGTGATTGCTTTTTCAAAGGGGTGGCTTCTTTCCATTGCGTTATTATCTACAATTCCTGTTCTTGTGATCTCAGCGGCCTTTATGACTGCCATAATGGCAAAGCTAACGTCTAGGGGCCAATCTGCTTATTCTGTTGGTGCAACCGTGGTTGAACAGACAGTCAGCTCTATCAGAACc GTTGCATCATTCACGGGGGAGAAGCAAGCCATTGCCAAGTATGACAAGTCATTACAGAAAGCTTATATGGCTGGGGTGCAAGAGGGTCTGGTTTCCGGACTTGGTTCGGGTATATTTATGTTTTGTCTATTCGGTTGCTACTCTTTGGCCATATGGTTTGGTGGCAGATTGATTATAGAAAAAGGATACACAGGCGGACAAGTCATAAACATCATGATCGCTATCTTATTAAGCTCTTC TTCATTAGGGCAGGCTTCACCATGCTTGAGTGCATTTACCTCCGGAAGAGTTGCAGCTTTCAAACTATTCCAGGTGATAGATCGAAAGTCAGATATAGATCCTTACAACACCAATGGCCGGAAACTAGACGATATTCATGGTGATATCGAGCTCCGGGATATTACTTTTAGCTATCCAACTAGACCCAAGGAGCCTATTTTTGATGGATTATCTCTCACCATACCAAGCGGCACCACCATGGCTCTGGTGGGACAGAGCGGGAGTGGGAAATCAACGGTCATCAACCTCATAGAGCGGTTTTACGACCCCCAAGGAGGAGAAGTTGTTATTGATGATTTTAATATCAAAGAGTACAACCTCAGATGGCTTAGAGGGAAGATTGGTCTTGTTAGCCAAGAACCGATTTTGTTTAGTTCTACTATTAAAGATAATATTGCCTATGGGAAAGATGATGCAACACTTGATGAAATCAAAGCAGCAGCTGAACTCGCCAATGCTGCCAAATTTATCGACAAATTCCCTGAG GGACTCGACACGATGGTGGGTGATCATGGAACTCATATGTCAGGAGGACAAAAGCAAAGAATAGCCATAGCTCGGGCAATCTTGAAAGACCCAAGGATTTTACTACTAGATGAAGCTACAAGTGCTCTTGATACAAATTCTGAAAGGGTTGTTCAGGAGGCGCTTGATAGAATCATGGTTAACCGAACTACTGTTATTGTAGCCCATCGATTGAGCACTATACAAAATTCTGATGTCATCGCCCTTATTAATCATGGGAAGATTATCGAGAAAG GTTCACATTCCGAGCTATTACAAGATCCCGAAGGTGCATACTCCCAGCTTATACGATTACAAGAACTCAAAAAACACTCACAAAATCATGAAAAAGTTGATCAAGAATGGGCCGAGATTACCATGGCATCCGGATCACATTCAAGTCAACGCATTTCTATCTCAAAATCCATAACTCACGAATCACCTAATCTTAATAACAGTAATCGCCACTTGGTTAACTTAGCCCCAACAGATAATCAGAAGGAACCGATACCCGACAAAAAAACAAACTCTTCCCTTTTTCGCTTGGCTTATCTTAACAAACCCGAAATCCCGGTGATCCTACTAGGTTCCATAGCCGCTTTAATTAACGGGGCAATTTTACCTCTTTTTGGGTATCTTCTTTCGAGTATTATAAAGACATTTTTCCAGCCTGCTCATAAACTTCGAAAGGATTCAGAGTTTTGGGCGTTGATGCTTCTTGTTCTTGGTTTGGCGAGTTTAATAGCGACACCACTGAAGACGTATTTTTTTGGTGTCGCTGGGTGTAAGTTGATAAGGAGAATCCGATTAAAATGCTTCGAGAGAGTGGTTCAGATGGAGATTGGTTGGTTTGATAAGTTGGAAAATTCAAGTGGTTTGATTGGAGCAAAGTTGTCTTTGGATGCAGTATCAGTGAGAGGTTTGGTGGGGGATACACTTTCGTTACTTGTTCAGAATACCTCAACAGCTGTTTCCGGTTTAATCATTGCGTTTGTTGGAAACTGGCAGTTGGCtcttataattatattattgttacCTTTGATTGGACTTAATGGGTATCTTCAAGTGAAATTCATTAACGGTTTCGGTGCTGATACTAAG AAACTATACGAGGATGCAAGTCAAGTTGCGAGTGATGCGGTTGGAAGCATTAGAACAGTTGCTGCTTTTTGTGCAGAAGAGAAGGTGATGAAACTATACGAAAAGAAATGTGAAAAACCTCGAAAAACAGGAATCCAACAAGGTTTAGTTAGTGGTGCTGCTTTTGGTGTGTCCATGTTCttgatatatatagtatatgcaACCAGCTTTTATGTTGGAGCTCGCTTTGTTGAAGCCGGAAGGACTACTTTTTCTAAAGTATTCCAG GTATTTATGGGGTTGAGTATGGCAGCAATGAGTGTGTCTCAATCGGGATCATTCGTTCCGGACTCTGGAAAAGCCAAGATTGCTGCAGCTTCAGTTTTTGCTCTTCTagaccaaaaatcaaaaatagacTATACTGAAGAGTCTGGAACTACATTACAAAATGTGAAGGGAGACATCGAGTTTATTCATGTTAATTTCAAGTATCCTTCTAGACCCGACATTCAAATCTTCAAAGACCTGTGTTTGACTATTCATTCTGGCCAG ACTGTAGCTCTTGTTGGAGAAAGTGGAAGTGGAAAATCAACTGTAGTTTCTTTGCTGCAAAGGTTTTACGATGTTGATTCAGGCGAAATAACTCTGGATGGAGTTGAGATCCGAAAGCTAAAAGTGAGGTGGTTAAGACAGCAGATGGGTCTAGTAAGCCAAGAGCCTGTTTTGTTTAATGACACCATCCGTGCCAATATTGCGTATGGGAAGGAAGGCAATGCCACAGAAGCAGAAATCATGGCTGCAACAGAATTGGCAAATGCCCACAAATTCATTAGCAGCCTACACCAG GGGTATGATACGAATGTAGGGGAAAGAGGGATCCAATTGTCGGGAGGGCAAAAACAAAGAGTGGCTATAGCAAGAGCAATTGTAAAGGCTCCTAAAATATTGTTACTAGATGAAGCCACTAGTGCTCTAGATGCTGAATCTGAGAAAGTGGTACAAGATGCACTTGATAGAGTTATTGTACACAGAACCACCGTTGTGGTGGCTCATAGGTTATCAACAATCCAAGGGGTGGATGTTATCGCAGTGGTGAAAAATGGAGTCATTGCAGAGAGAGGGACACATGAGAAACTTATCAATATCAAAGATGGTATATATGCGTCTTTAGTTGCTTTACATACTAGTGCTTCAGTTTCATAA
- the LOC111880477 gene encoding ABC transporter B family member 11 isoform X2, which produces MSGSKGEKKPEQGTESTAVDPKMSEKPKETTDAVPYHKLFAFADSTDYVLMIIGTITAIGGGISMPLQTLLFGELIDTFGDTTDNKAIVHAVSKVSLKYVYLALGSGIAAFSQVLCWMITGERQAARIRSLYLKTILRQDVGFFDQESKTGEIVERMTSDTVIIQAAMGEKVGKFIQLTSTFFGGFVIAFSKGWLLSIALLSTIPVLVISAAFMTAIMAKLTSRGQSAYSVGATVVEQTVSSIRTVASFTGEKQAIAKYDKSLQKAYMAGVQEGLVSGLGSGIFMFCLFGCYSLAIWFGGRLIIEKGYTGGQVINIMIAILLSSSSLGQASPCLSAFTSGRVAAFKLFQVIDRKSDIDPYNTNGRKLDDIHGDIELRDITFSYPTRPKEPIFDGLSLTIPSGTTMALVGQSGSGKSTVINLIERFYDPQGGEVVIDDFNIKEYNLRWLRGKIGLVSQEPILFSSTIKDNIAYGKDDATLDEIKAAAELANAAKFIDKFPEGLDTMVGDHGTHMSGGQKQRIAIARAILKDPRILLLDEATSALDTNSERVVQEALDRIMVNRTTVIVAHRLSTIQNSDVIALINHGKIIEKGSHSELLQDPEGAYSQLIRLQELKKHSQNHEKVDQEWAEITMASGSHSSQRISISKSITHESPNLNNSNRHLVNLAPTDNQKEPIPDKKTNSSLFRLAYLNKPEIPVILLGSIAALINGAILPLFGYLLSSIIKTFFQPAHKLRKDSEFWALMLLVLGLASLIATPLKTYFFGVAGCKLIRRIRLKCFERVVQMEIGWFDKLENSSGLIGAKLSLDAVSVRGLVGDTLSLLVQNTSTAVSGLIIAFVGNWQLALIIILLLPLIGLNGYLQVKFINGFGADTKKLYEDASQVASDAVGSIRTVAAFCAEEKVMKLYEKKCEKPRKTGIQQGLVSGAAFGVSMFLIYIVYATSFYVGARFVEAGRTTFSKVFQQ; this is translated from the exons ATGAGTGGTTCGAAAGGAGAAAAGAAGCCAGAACAAGGCACTGAATCAACAGCAGTGGATCCAAAAATGTCTGAAAAGCCGAAGGAGACAACTGATGCTGTACCATATCACAAGCTTTTTGCCTTTGCTGACTCCACCGATTATGTACTAATGATCATAGGGACAATCACTGCAATTGGAGGTGGAATCAGTATGCCTCTCCAGACATTGTTATTTGGGGAGCTAATTGACACATTTGGAGACACTACAGATAACAAAGCCATTGTTCATGCAGTTTCCAAG GTATCCCTCAAATACGTCTACTTGGCTCTGGGGTCGGGAATTGCAGCATTTTCCC AGGTGCTTTGCTGGATGATCACAGGGGAGAGGCAGGCTGCACGAATCAGAAGTTTATACTTGAAAACAATACTTAGACAAGATGTGGGATTTTTTGATCAAGAAAGCAAGACTGGAGAAATAGTTGAACGTATGACTAGCGATACCGTTATTATTCAGGCGGCTATGGGAGAAAAG GTTGGGAAATTTATACAACTAACTTCAACTTTCTTTGGAGGCTTTGTGATTGCTTTTTCAAAGGGGTGGCTTCTTTCCATTGCGTTATTATCTACAATTCCTGTTCTTGTGATCTCAGCGGCCTTTATGACTGCCATAATGGCAAAGCTAACGTCTAGGGGCCAATCTGCTTATTCTGTTGGTGCAACCGTGGTTGAACAGACAGTCAGCTCTATCAGAACc GTTGCATCATTCACGGGGGAGAAGCAAGCCATTGCCAAGTATGACAAGTCATTACAGAAAGCTTATATGGCTGGGGTGCAAGAGGGTCTGGTTTCCGGACTTGGTTCGGGTATATTTATGTTTTGTCTATTCGGTTGCTACTCTTTGGCCATATGGTTTGGTGGCAGATTGATTATAGAAAAAGGATACACAGGCGGACAAGTCATAAACATCATGATCGCTATCTTATTAAGCTCTTC TTCATTAGGGCAGGCTTCACCATGCTTGAGTGCATTTACCTCCGGAAGAGTTGCAGCTTTCAAACTATTCCAGGTGATAGATCGAAAGTCAGATATAGATCCTTACAACACCAATGGCCGGAAACTAGACGATATTCATGGTGATATCGAGCTCCGGGATATTACTTTTAGCTATCCAACTAGACCCAAGGAGCCTATTTTTGATGGATTATCTCTCACCATACCAAGCGGCACCACCATGGCTCTGGTGGGACAGAGCGGGAGTGGGAAATCAACGGTCATCAACCTCATAGAGCGGTTTTACGACCCCCAAGGAGGAGAAGTTGTTATTGATGATTTTAATATCAAAGAGTACAACCTCAGATGGCTTAGAGGGAAGATTGGTCTTGTTAGCCAAGAACCGATTTTGTTTAGTTCTACTATTAAAGATAATATTGCCTATGGGAAAGATGATGCAACACTTGATGAAATCAAAGCAGCAGCTGAACTCGCCAATGCTGCCAAATTTATCGACAAATTCCCTGAG GGACTCGACACGATGGTGGGTGATCATGGAACTCATATGTCAGGAGGACAAAAGCAAAGAATAGCCATAGCTCGGGCAATCTTGAAAGACCCAAGGATTTTACTACTAGATGAAGCTACAAGTGCTCTTGATACAAATTCTGAAAGGGTTGTTCAGGAGGCGCTTGATAGAATCATGGTTAACCGAACTACTGTTATTGTAGCCCATCGATTGAGCACTATACAAAATTCTGATGTCATCGCCCTTATTAATCATGGGAAGATTATCGAGAAAG GTTCACATTCCGAGCTATTACAAGATCCCGAAGGTGCATACTCCCAGCTTATACGATTACAAGAACTCAAAAAACACTCACAAAATCATGAAAAAGTTGATCAAGAATGGGCCGAGATTACCATGGCATCCGGATCACATTCAAGTCAACGCATTTCTATCTCAAAATCCATAACTCACGAATCACCTAATCTTAATAACAGTAATCGCCACTTGGTTAACTTAGCCCCAACAGATAATCAGAAGGAACCGATACCCGACAAAAAAACAAACTCTTCCCTTTTTCGCTTGGCTTATCTTAACAAACCCGAAATCCCGGTGATCCTACTAGGTTCCATAGCCGCTTTAATTAACGGGGCAATTTTACCTCTTTTTGGGTATCTTCTTTCGAGTATTATAAAGACATTTTTCCAGCCTGCTCATAAACTTCGAAAGGATTCAGAGTTTTGGGCGTTGATGCTTCTTGTTCTTGGTTTGGCGAGTTTAATAGCGACACCACTGAAGACGTATTTTTTTGGTGTCGCTGGGTGTAAGTTGATAAGGAGAATCCGATTAAAATGCTTCGAGAGAGTGGTTCAGATGGAGATTGGTTGGTTTGATAAGTTGGAAAATTCAAGTGGTTTGATTGGAGCAAAGTTGTCTTTGGATGCAGTATCAGTGAGAGGTTTGGTGGGGGATACACTTTCGTTACTTGTTCAGAATACCTCAACAGCTGTTTCCGGTTTAATCATTGCGTTTGTTGGAAACTGGCAGTTGGCtcttataattatattattgttacCTTTGATTGGACTTAATGGGTATCTTCAAGTGAAATTCATTAACGGTTTCGGTGCTGATACTAAG AAACTATACGAGGATGCAAGTCAAGTTGCGAGTGATGCGGTTGGAAGCATTAGAACAGTTGCTGCTTTTTGTGCAGAAGAGAAGGTGATGAAACTATACGAAAAGAAATGTGAAAAACCTCGAAAAACAGGAATCCAACAAGGTTTAGTTAGTGGTGCTGCTTTTGGTGTGTCCATGTTCttgatatatatagtatatgcaACCAGCTTTTATGTTGGAGCTCGCTTTGTTGAAGCCGGAAGGACTACTTTTTCTAAAGTATTCCAG CAATGA